The following are encoded in a window of Castanea sativa cultivar Marrone di Chiusa Pesio chromosome 5, ASM4071231v1 genomic DNA:
- the LOC142633685 gene encoding uncharacterized protein LOC142633685 isoform X1 produces MPSRKKASKSKLLTFSQEQDCYEGERHACLLKSMHRDIESARLLDVNSLPEKIWLKQQFSIGVNDVTRVLERMAPSPQVGSSPQRPSSIGNNCKAPLVQLQAVLLASDCNPRWLTKHLPSLASSRRVPLIFVKDMKGGSLRLGELVKLKTAIAIGVKAKGNAINQIFEKILHGDEVSQTDRHDSTNMKIEAMAERELLVKN; encoded by the exons AAAAGCAAACTTCTTACCTTTTCTCAAGAGCAAGA TTGCTACGAAGGGGAACGTCACGCTTGTCTTCTCAAATCTATGCATAG GGATATAGAGTCAGCGAGACTCTTGGATGTAAACTCCTTGCCTGAAAAAATATGGTTaaag caACAATTCTCTATTGGGGTCAATGATGTCACTCGCGTCCTTGAACGCATGGCGCCAAGTCCTCAAGTGGGAAGCTCTCCTCAACGGCCCTCTTCAATCGGGAACAATTGTAAAGCGCCTTTAGTTCAGCTTCAA GCTGTACTGTTAGCTTCTGATTGCAACCCCCGGTGGCTGACAAAGCATCTGCCAAGCTTGGCCTCATCAAGGAGGGTTCCGCTTATCTTTGTCAAAGATATGAAGGGAGGTTCTTTAAGGTTAGGCGAACTTGTTAAGCTCAAAACTGCAATCGCTATTGGAGTAAAG GCTAAAGGAAATGCCATTAatcaaatttttgagaaaattcttCATGGTGATGAAGTAAGCCAGACAGACAGACATGATTCAACTAATATGAAGATTGAAGCCATGGCAGAAAGAGAGTTGTTAGTCAAGAATTAG
- the LOC142633685 gene encoding uncharacterized protein LOC142633685 isoform X2 — MPSRKKASKSKLLTFSQEQEDIESARLLDVNSLPEKIWLKQQFSIGVNDVTRVLERMAPSPQVGSSPQRPSSIGNNCKAPLVQLQAVLLASDCNPRWLTKHLPSLASSRRVPLIFVKDMKGGSLRLGELVKLKTAIAIGVKAKGNAINQIFEKILHGDEVSQTDRHDSTNMKIEAMAERELLVKN, encoded by the exons AAAAGCAAACTTCTTACCTTTTCTCAAGAGCAAGA GGATATAGAGTCAGCGAGACTCTTGGATGTAAACTCCTTGCCTGAAAAAATATGGTTaaag caACAATTCTCTATTGGGGTCAATGATGTCACTCGCGTCCTTGAACGCATGGCGCCAAGTCCTCAAGTGGGAAGCTCTCCTCAACGGCCCTCTTCAATCGGGAACAATTGTAAAGCGCCTTTAGTTCAGCTTCAA GCTGTACTGTTAGCTTCTGATTGCAACCCCCGGTGGCTGACAAAGCATCTGCCAAGCTTGGCCTCATCAAGGAGGGTTCCGCTTATCTTTGTCAAAGATATGAAGGGAGGTTCTTTAAGGTTAGGCGAACTTGTTAAGCTCAAAACTGCAATCGCTATTGGAGTAAAG GCTAAAGGAAATGCCATTAatcaaatttttgagaaaattcttCATGGTGATGAAGTAAGCCAGACAGACAGACATGATTCAACTAATATGAAGATTGAAGCCATGGCAGAAAGAGAGTTGTTAGTCAAGAATTAG